A region of Heliangelus exortis chromosome 4, bHelExo1.hap1, whole genome shotgun sequence DNA encodes the following proteins:
- the LOC139796328 gene encoding inositol 1,4,5-trisphosphate receptor-interacting protein-like 1, translated as MLLLAVFCWLARNKQFASRGSSSMMEKDNKQEQEDPRGKPSVGRALAVPTPSPVQDLPDICKVVKELVGDLLGVCQMLSKKTSMPQVHPVPGMDGTSGFWRVQENTITYTLPVFLQPPPGHSFRLQMDTTGQLPAGHRNVIHVGLECTCWRDQLLGNISCFLHHPTSKLPGDQSSDLLRTLCTRSCLDLKKIACWARLLVRSAWLLLPQSHHCQLTVLPSSHSCMFQLTGISEVNIFTEMIFGVQRGSSVTCLSQE; from the coding sequence ATGCTCCtgcttgctgtgttttgctggCTGGCCAGGAACAAGCAGTTTGCCTCCAGGGGCTCCAGCAGCATGATGGAGAAGGACAAcaagcaggagcaggaagaCCCCCGTGGTAAACCCAGTGTTGGCAGAGCTTTGGCTGTGCCCACCCCATCACCAGTGCAGGATTTGCCTGACATCTGCAAGGTGGTGAAGGAGCTGGTGGGTGACCTTCTTGGTGTCTGCCAAATGCTCAGCAAGAAGACTTCCATGCCCCAGGTGCACCCGGTCCCTGGGATGGACGGCACCTCTGGATTCTGGAGGGTCCAGGAGAACACCATCACCTACActctgcctgtgttcctgcagcCACCCCCTGGGCACTCCTTCAGGCTGCAGATGGACACCACGGGGCAGCTGCCAGCGGGGCACCGCAACGTCATCCACGTGGGGCTGGAGTGCACGTGCTGGAGGGACCAGCTGCTGGGGAAtatttcctgctttctccaCCACCCCACCTCCAAGCTGCCCGGGGATCAGAGCTCGGACCTCCTGCGCACCCTCTGCACAAGATCATGCTTGGACTTGAAGAAAATTGCCTGCTGGGCCCGACTGCTGGTGAGATCAGCCTGGCTGCTTTTGCCTCAGTCTCACCACTGCCAGCTCACGGTGCTGCCCTCCTCCCACTCCTGCATGTTCCAGCTGACAGGCATCTCCGAGGTGAACATCTTCACGGAGATGATTTTTGGGGTGCAGCGAGGCAGCTCGGTCACCTGCCTGAGCCAAGAGtag